The following are from one region of the Halarcobacter sp. genome:
- a CDS encoding FAD-dependent oxidoreductase, protein MIYDVLVVGGGVAGLMAAIEAKTDTNRVAIITKGNIFKSNSAMASGGINAVLDPEDKQAIESHIEDTFKSSKGLGDRKSITYMCKRSSEIISKLVTYGVPFQRDEKGDIAQRPFGGAGVNRTCYVGDKTGGAITQALIKKAKELGIKFLVNTYVMNVIKDSNRVCGVISLRRLDSTVLVYPAKAVVLAGGGYAGIYRGNSTNAQDYTGDLLAVALRAGLTLTDMEFVQFHPTGIAKTNYLVTEAARGEGGYLVNSDGERFVNELDTRDKIAKAILEQQNKGQKVYLDLRHVGLEKIQKKLPSLYTVSFNQVGVDISSELLEIKPVAHYTMGGVLCDMTQTKIDGLFVCGEMAANKIHGANRLGGNSLLEGTVFGELAGQKALEFSKKHDFSTIDYNLVIKDILNVDKIFAGETSKNFNAIRVSLGNTMFKHVGILRTKESLVKAFDYIKYLRNQSYSLHCINKERRNNVELISILELRNALEVSEAVILAAKKRKESRGAHHRSDYEETKEKYAKHILIKEIKKGFFKLELEEKDLLNRIRELIINKH, encoded by the coding sequence ATGATATATGATGTATTAGTTGTAGGTGGTGGTGTAGCTGGACTTATGGCAGCAATTGAGGCTAAAACAGATACAAATAGAGTAGCAATTATCACTAAAGGTAATATTTTTAAATCCAACTCAGCAATGGCAAGTGGTGGAATAAATGCTGTTTTAGACCCCGAAGATAAACAAGCTATAGAATCTCATATTGAAGATACTTTTAAATCCTCAAAAGGCTTAGGAGATAGAAAAAGTATCACATATATGTGTAAAAGATCATCTGAAATAATTTCAAAATTAGTTACTTACGGGGTACCTTTTCAAAGGGATGAAAAAGGTGATATTGCTCAAAGACCATTTGGAGGAGCAGGTGTAAATAGAACTTGTTATGTAGGTGATAAAACAGGTGGCGCAATCACTCAAGCTTTGATAAAAAAAGCAAAAGAGTTAGGTATAAAATTTCTTGTAAATACATATGTAATGAATGTTATAAAAGATTCAAATAGAGTATGTGGAGTGATATCTTTAAGAAGACTTGATTCTACAGTTTTAGTTTATCCAGCAAAAGCTGTTGTTTTAGCAGGTGGAGGATATGCAGGAATATACAGAGGAAACTCTACAAATGCCCAAGATTATACAGGAGACCTTTTAGCTGTAGCTCTTAGAGCAGGACTTACTCTTACAGATATGGAGTTTGTACAATTTCATCCAACAGGTATTGCAAAAACAAACTACCTTGTGACTGAAGCAGCAAGGGGTGAGGGTGGATATCTTGTAAATAGCGATGGGGAAAGATTTGTAAATGAGCTTGATACCAGAGATAAAATTGCAAAAGCTATTTTAGAACAACAAAATAAGGGACAAAAAGTTTATCTTGACCTAAGACACGTAGGATTAGAAAAAATTCAAAAAAAATTACCCTCTTTATATACTGTGTCTTTTAATCAAGTTGGAGTTGATATAAGTAGTGAACTATTAGAGATAAAACCTGTTGCCCACTATACAATGGGTGGTGTTTTATGTGATATGACCCAAACAAAAATAGATGGACTTTTTGTTTGTGGAGAGATGGCAGCAAATAAAATACATGGAGCAAATAGATTAGGTGGAAATTCACTTCTTGAGGGAACTGTATTTGGAGAACTTGCAGGACAAAAAGCCTTAGAGTTTTCCAAAAAACATGATTTTTCAACTATTGATTATAACCTTGTAATCAAAGATATTCTAAATGTAGATAAAATTTTTGCAGGAGAAACATCAAAAAATTTTAATGCAATTAGAGTTTCATTAGGAAATACCATGTTTAAACATGTAGGTATTTTAAGAACTAAAGAGAGTTTAGTTAAAGCCTTTGATTATATAAAATATCTAAGAAATCAATCTTATTCTCTACACTGTATAAATAAAGAAAGAAGAAATAATGTTGAACTTATCTCAATTTTAGAGTTAAGAAATGCACTTGAAGTTTCTGAAGCTGTAATTTTAGCAGCTAAAAAAAGAAAAGAGAGCCGAGGAGCTCATCACAGAAGTGATTATGAAGAAACAAAAGAAAAATATGCAAAACATATTTTAATAAAAGAGATAAAAAAAGGTTTCTTTAAATTAGAATTAGAAGAAAAAGATCTCTTAAATAGAATAAGAGAGCTTATTATCAATAAACACTAA
- a CDS encoding aldo/keto reductase, with product MQVATTEATVNYAKKFSNYKDFYIKHNDLIFSKLGLGTFNKEPYKEENYVFHYIEGVKESIKKGINLIDTASNYRYGQSEKEIGIALKELIEEDAVKREELIICSKGGFIQLDYPFPENPYEWINENIIKAKLATLDDIELDQHCLSADFIEWSCKKSLENVGIDTFDIYYLHNPEMQLLKLGNDKFLKKIESIFKRFEKMVNMGLIKYYGVAVWNGFISEISGENINLEDLVKIAQKVGGDKHHFKYIQTPFNIGKTSIYTLPSQTVNGEECTLLQAAHRLKIGVISSSSLLQMNLFKKSFKPETGYLLDPKMILKNDIQLALQFVRSTPGIISSLFASKAPIHIRENLEITKIKATPRANYDLMYRV from the coding sequence ATGCAAGTGGCAACTACAGAAGCAACAGTAAATTATGCTAAAAAATTTTCCAACTACAAAGATTTTTATATAAAACATAATGATTTAATTTTTTCAAAACTTGGACTTGGAACATTTAATAAAGAACCTTATAAAGAGGAAAACTATGTTTTTCACTATATTGAAGGGGTTAAAGAATCAATCAAAAAAGGTATTAATCTAATTGATACTGCAAGTAATTATAGATATGGACAAAGTGAAAAAGAGATAGGTATTGCACTAAAAGAATTAATAGAAGAAGATGCTGTAAAAAGAGAAGAATTAATAATATGCTCAAAGGGTGGGTTTATCCAACTTGATTACCCATTTCCTGAAAATCCATATGAATGGATAAATGAAAATATAATAAAAGCTAAATTAGCAACACTAGATGATATAGAGTTAGATCAGCACTGTCTTAGTGCCGACTTTATAGAGTGGTCATGTAAAAAATCTTTAGAAAATGTAGGTATTGATACTTTTGATATATATTATCTGCATAATCCAGAGATGCAACTACTAAAATTAGGAAATGATAAATTTTTAAAAAAGATAGAATCTATATTTAAACGATTTGAAAAAATGGTTAATATGGGACTTATAAAATATTATGGTGTTGCAGTATGGAATGGTTTTATTAGTGAGATAAGTGGAGAGAATATAAACTTAGAAGATTTAGTAAAGATTGCACAAAAAGTTGGTGGAGATAAGCATCACTTTAAATATATTCAAACACCATTTAATATAGGAAAAACATCAATATATACTTTACCATCACAAACTGTAAATGGTGAAGAGTGTACACTATTACAAGCTGCACATAGACTTAAAATTGGAGTAATATCAAGTTCATCATTACTTCAAATGAATCTATTCAAAAAATCATTTAAACCAGAGACTGGTTACCTATTAGATCCTAAAATGATTTTAAAAAATGATATTCAACTAGCACTACAATTTGTTAGATCAACACCAGGAATTATAAGCTCACTTTTTGCATCAAAAGCACCTATTCACATAAGAGAGAATTTAGAGATAACAAAAATCAAAGCAACTCCTAGAGCAAACTACGACTTAATGTATAGAGTATAA
- the modD gene encoding ModD protein, with protein sequence MFNLSITELEKYIQDDIPYDDLTTSLQNCKDEKAQLEVYTREDIVVSCTEEASKIAQMLNCDVEYFVKSGESISKGDILLKYTGFYADIHKAWRLTQILLEYSCKISTQAKKMKKLIDEVNDSCELLTTRKTFPFSKRFCIKAAIAGGAIPHRLGLSESILFFDGHRLLYKDSNEFYDDIKRIKKSSSEKKIAVESEEYEDSIMLMKAGVDTLQLDKIDFDTLKKLVMYKNEHFPNIKILAAGGINLSNVQEYASCKIDGVVTSSVYVSGMANLSSNIKIIH encoded by the coding sequence ATGTTTAACCTATCAATAACAGAACTAGAAAAATATATACAAGATGACATCCCATACGATGATTTAACTACAAGTTTACAAAATTGTAAGGATGAAAAAGCACAATTAGAAGTTTACACAAGAGAGGATATAGTGGTGTCTTGCACTGAGGAAGCTTCAAAAATTGCACAAATGTTAAACTGCGATGTTGAATATTTTGTAAAAAGTGGAGAAAGTATATCAAAAGGGGATATTCTTTTAAAATATACAGGTTTTTATGCAGATATACACAAAGCTTGGAGACTAACTCAAATTCTTTTAGAGTATAGTTGTAAAATCTCTACACAAGCCAAAAAGATGAAAAAACTAATTGATGAAGTAAATGATTCATGTGAACTTTTAACCACAAGAAAAACTTTTCCTTTCTCAAAAAGATTTTGTATAAAAGCAGCTATTGCTGGTGGAGCAATCCCACATAGGCTAGGGCTTTCAGAATCAATCTTATTTTTTGATGGGCATAGACTTTTATATAAAGATTCAAATGAGTTTTATGATGATATAAAAAGGATTAAAAAAAGCTCATCAGAAAAGAAAATTGCCGTGGAAAGTGAAGAGTATGAAGATAGTATTATGCTAATGAAAGCAGGAGTTGATACTTTACAATTAGATAAAATAGATTTTGACACTTTAAAAAAACTTGTTATGTACAAAAATGAACACTTTCCAAATATAAAAATCTTAGCAGCTGGAGGGATTAATCTCTCAAATGTACAAGAGTATGCTTCTTGTAAAATAGATGGGGTAGTTACTAGCTCAGTTTATGTAAGTGGTATGGCAAATTTAAGTAGCAATATCAAAATTATTCACTAG
- the modB gene encoding molybdate ABC transporter permease subunit — translation MEAIALEQISNPLWLSFKTLLITLILFLLLGVPISYLLSKKELPLRWLLDTLVTLPLVFPPIAVGFFLLLFLGKESFIGQILLKANIEIIFSFTGIIIAAFIAGLPLMVKPLQASIEQFPKEIKEASYLSGKSKIYTFLFIILPTIKNALIVALLIASARALGEVGITLMLGGNIIGKTDTISLAIYNAVFDGEYDLAMILSGILVFISLLFFLALNFFEKRKKIL, via the coding sequence ATGGAAGCTATAGCCTTAGAACAAATTTCCAATCCCCTTTGGCTAAGCTTTAAAACTCTTCTTATAACACTAATTCTTTTTTTACTTTTAGGTGTACCTATCTCTTATCTTTTATCTAAAAAAGAGCTTCCTTTAAGGTGGCTTTTGGATACTTTAGTTACTTTACCTTTAGTATTTCCTCCCATAGCAGTAGGCTTCTTTTTACTTCTATTTTTAGGGAAAGAGAGTTTTATAGGACAAATACTTTTAAAAGCAAATATTGAGATAATCTTTAGTTTCACAGGGATTATAATTGCAGCATTTATTGCAGGACTTCCACTTATGGTTAAACCCTTGCAAGCAAGTATAGAACAATTTCCAAAAGAGATAAAAGAAGCCTCTTACTTAAGTGGTAAATCAAAGATATATACATTTTTGTTTATTATTCTTCCAACTATTAAAAATGCCTTGATTGTTGCATTATTAATTGCATCTGCAAGAGCTTTAGGTGAAGTTGGTATTACACTTATGTTAGGTGGAAATATAATTGGTAAAACCGATACCATATCTTTAGCCATATACAATGCAGTATTTGATGGAGAATACGATTTAGCAATGATATTAAGTGGAATATTAGTATTTATATCACTTTTATTCTTTTTGGCACTTAACTTTTTTGAAAAAAGGAAAAAAATATTATAA
- the modA gene encoding molybdate ABC transporter substrate-binding protein has product MFNRILILTLISTLFLNADDLKIAAGAGYKKVVLKVIKEYEKDGKNIDGFFGNMRQVSTQVKQTDIALIIGDKNFLLNKSGLDIKEYSSVGKGKVVIAYPKGKTLTSSKDLLKKEIKKIAMPQPKKAIYGIAGLEFLKNEELYKNVEDKLYVVATVPQSLTYVLTKEVDASIINLTAALENKDKIGGYIEVNPNSYSPIEIIAAKTSSCEKECEEFLEFLQTPKAKEIFKAYGL; this is encoded by the coding sequence ATGTTTAATAGAATATTGATACTAACACTTATATCAACTCTTTTTTTAAATGCAGATGATTTAAAAATAGCTGCAGGAGCTGGTTATAAAAAAGTTGTTCTTAAAGTAATAAAAGAGTATGAAAAAGATGGAAAAAACATAGATGGTTTTTTTGGAAATATGAGACAAGTTTCTACTCAAGTAAAACAAACTGACATTGCTTTAATCATAGGTGATAAAAACTTTTTATTAAACAAAAGTGGACTTGATATAAAAGAGTATTCAAGTGTTGGAAAAGGTAAGGTTGTAATTGCTTATCCAAAAGGAAAAACGCTTACTTCATCAAAAGATTTATTAAAAAAAGAGATAAAAAAAATTGCAATGCCCCAACCTAAAAAGGCTATTTATGGTATTGCCGGATTGGAATTTCTTAAAAATGAAGAACTTTACAAAAATGTAGAAGATAAATTATATGTGGTTGCAACAGTACCTCAATCTTTAACATATGTACTTACTAAAGAGGTTGATGCAAGTATTATAAACCTAACAGCTGCATTAGAAAATAAAGATAAAATAGGTGGATATATTGAAGTTAATCCAAATAGTTATTCACCTATAGAGATTATAGCAGCAAAAACCTCTTCATGTGAAAAAGAGTGTGAAGAGTTTTTAGAGTTCTTACAAACACCAAAAGCAAAAGAGATTTTTAAAGCATACGGACTATAA
- a CDS encoding ATP-binding cassette domain-containing protein, which translates to MIKIDIKKELHGSTGKMDLNVNLEIESGDFLALAGVSGSGKTTLLRILAGLEEAKGTLKVDDEIWLNEKFCLPPQKRKIGFVFQDYALFPNMTVLDNLLYVTKDKELANYLLEITELKELSKRLPNSLSGGQKQRVSLCRAMMNKPKLLLMDEPLSALDPNMRTKLQNEILQLHKEFNTTTIMVSHDPSEIYRLSNRVIVLNQGLVTKDGKAKDILLQTTGSAKFSLEGELLAITKVDVIYVAIVAIGQQIVEIVISSEEAQDLKIGEKVNVSTKAFAPMIKQN; encoded by the coding sequence ATGATAAAAATTGATATAAAAAAAGAGCTTCATGGCTCTACTGGAAAAATGGATTTAAATGTAAATCTTGAAATAGAAAGTGGTGATTTTCTAGCTTTAGCAGGTGTTAGTGGAAGTGGAAAAACAACTCTACTTAGAATACTTGCAGGTTTAGAAGAAGCAAAAGGAACACTAAAAGTTGATGATGAGATTTGGTTAAATGAAAAGTTTTGTTTGCCACCACAAAAAAGAAAAATTGGTTTTGTTTTTCAAGATTATGCCCTTTTTCCTAATATGACAGTTTTAGATAATCTTTTATATGTAACAAAAGATAAAGAGTTAGCAAACTATTTACTTGAAATTACAGAATTGAAAGAACTTTCTAAAAGATTACCAAATAGTTTAAGTGGTGGACAAAAGCAAAGGGTAAGTCTTTGTAGGGCTATGATGAATAAACCTAAACTTTTACTTATGGATGAACCTTTGTCTGCATTAGACCCAAATATGAGAACAAAGCTTCAAAATGAGATTTTACAGCTTCATAAAGAGTTTAATACCACAACAATAATGGTAAGTCATGACCCAAGTGAAATATATAGACTAAGTAATAGAGTAATTGTTTTAAATCAAGGATTAGTTACAAAAGATGGAAAAGCAAAAGATATACTACTTCAAACAACAGGAAGTGCAAAATTTTCTTTAGAAGGTGAGCTTTTAGCAATAACAAAAGTTGATGTAATCTATGTGGCTATTGTAGCAATTGGTCAACAAATTGTTGAGATTGTTATAAGTAGTGAAGAAGCCCAAGATTTAAAAATCGGAGAAAAAGTAAATGTTAGTACAAAAGCTTTTGCTCCAATGATAAAACAAAATTAA
- the modB gene encoding molybdate ABC transporter permease subunit, with protein sequence MIDILKTLEFEPFLLSFKLAGITTLILFVIAMPLSWYLSQTKSKLKPVYEAITALPIVLPPSVLGFYLLWALSHNSPLGVFFEELFGVKLVFNFYGLVIASCFYSLPFMVQPLQSGFESVNKNMLEASFIAGKGKIQTLLKVALPNIKPSLMTAIIVTFAHTVGEFGVVLMVGGSIPGETKVASVAIYEFVEIMDYKAAHIYSALMVLISFLVLLSVYIFNHKQNRKFSGIHK encoded by the coding sequence ATGATTGATATATTAAAAACATTAGAGTTTGAACCTTTTTTACTCTCTTTTAAGTTAGCAGGAATTACAACTTTGATTTTGTTTGTAATAGCAATGCCACTTAGCTGGTATTTATCACAAACAAAGTCAAAACTAAAACCAGTATATGAAGCAATAACTGCTTTACCAATTGTACTACCACCATCTGTTTTAGGTTTTTATCTTCTTTGGGCTTTATCTCATAACTCGCCACTTGGAGTTTTTTTTGAAGAGTTGTTTGGAGTAAAATTGGTTTTTAACTTCTATGGTTTGGTTATAGCTAGTTGTTTTTACTCACTTCCATTTATGGTACAACCTTTACAAAGTGGATTTGAAAGTGTAAATAAAAATATGCTTGAAGCTAGTTTTATTGCAGGAAAAGGGAAAATACAAACACTACTAAAAGTAGCCTTGCCAAATATAAAACCCTCACTTATGACTGCTATTATTGTAACTTTTGCCCATACAGTAGGTGAATTTGGAGTTGTACTAATGGTAGGGGGAAGTATTCCAGGAGAAACAAAAGTAGCTTCTGTTGCAATCTATGAATTTGTTGAGATTATGGATTACAAAGCTGCTCATATTTATAGTGCACTAATGGTTTTAATAAGTTTTCTTGTTCTTCTTAGTGTATATATCTTTAACCATAAACAAAATAGAAAATTTAGTGGAATTCACAAATGA
- a CDS encoding TOBE domain-containing protein produces MNKIVATISQIHNIDNLNIVEFDFSNLKLKMMSLDLSDKIKTGQKVILTVKPTNIAMAKNLQGDLSYSNQLPAKIIKIEEGKLLTVVNTRVNDTDLQSIFTSSSLNRMKIKENDNVTLLFKASDLSILDVVND; encoded by the coding sequence ATGAATAAAATAGTTGCAACTATTTCTCAAATTCACAATATTGATAACCTCAATATTGTGGAGTTTGATTTTTCTAATTTAAAATTAAAGATGATGAGTCTTGATTTAAGTGATAAAATAAAAACAGGTCAAAAAGTTATATTAACAGTTAAACCAACAAATATAGCTATGGCAAAAAATTTACAAGGGGATTTGAGTTACTCAAATCAGCTTCCTGCAAAAATTATAAAAATTGAAGAGGGAAAACTTTTAACAGTTGTAAACACAAGAGTAAATGATACAGATTTACAATCTATATTCACAAGCTCATCTTTAAATAGAATGAAAATAAAAGAAAATGATAATGTTACACTTTTGTTTAAAGCAAGTGACTTATCTATATTGGACGTAGTAAATGATTGA
- the modA gene encoding molybdate ABC transporter substrate-binding protein has protein sequence MKKISLVLVFLVSSVFADKINLAVAANVSYAIGELKAEFNKIYPDIEVTETLTSSGKLTAQIKNGAPYDLFMAANMKYPNALYKDGLAVTRPLIYAQGSLAYLSNSQLDYSKGINLVKESNIKKIAIANPKTAPYGKAAVEAMTNGGVYDEVKGNLVFAESISQTVTYALTATDVGFIAKSTLYSDKMKQYKKGVNWEDVDSKLYTPINQGIVLLKRAENNPSAAAFYTFMLSAKAKKILNDYGYLVP, from the coding sequence ATAAAAAAGATTTCGTTAGTATTAGTTTTTTTAGTAAGTAGTGTGTTTGCAGATAAAATAAATCTTGCGGTAGCAGCAAATGTTAGTTATGCAATTGGTGAATTAAAAGCAGAGTTTAATAAAATTTATCCAGATATTGAAGTTACTGAAACACTTACAAGTAGTGGTAAATTAACTGCACAAATTAAAAATGGTGCACCATATGATCTATTTATGGCAGCAAATATGAAATACCCAAATGCTTTATATAAAGATGGTTTAGCAGTTACAAGACCACTTATTTATGCTCAAGGTTCTTTAGCATATTTAAGTAACTCACAATTAGATTATTCTAAAGGAATAAATCTTGTAAAAGAATCAAATATAAAGAAGATTGCAATTGCAAATCCAAAAACAGCCCCATATGGAAAAGCAGCAGTTGAAGCTATGACAAATGGTGGAGTTTATGATGAAGTTAAAGGTAATTTAGTATTTGCAGAATCAATTTCTCAAACAGTTACATATGCATTAACAGCAACAGATGTTGGTTTTATAGCTAAATCAACACTTTATAGTGATAAAATGAAACAATACAAAAAAGGTGTTAACTGGGAAGATGTTGATTCTAAACTTTATACACCAATTAATCAAGGAATTGTTTTATTAAAAAGAGCAGAAAACAATCCTAGTGCTGCAGCATTTTATACATTTATGTTAAGTGCGAAAGCTAAAAAAATATTAAATGATTACGGATATTTAGTACCATGA
- a CDS encoding TOBE domain-containing protein, producing MEISSSLTLELLNQPFLLEKRIDLLFAIKKCGSISKAAKEVPMSYKKAWEAINTMNNLSTSPVVHTETGGKGGGGTSLTQYGENILKTYLVLKEEHNKFLNNLKNMADIDTGTLKNIGRLAMQISARNQISGMVEYINEGRVNAEVFIKLKSGYTLVSNITKGAVTNLGLCVEDEVTAIFKSSTVLLTTDFTLNISARNKFQGVVESIHEGEVNSEVIIDIGGSDKIASVITSSSIKTLGLKEGSKVSAVIKASDIMVGK from the coding sequence GTGGAAATATCGTCAAGTTTAACTCTAGAATTACTTAACCAACCTTTTTTACTAGAAAAAAGAATAGATCTTTTATTTGCTATTAAAAAGTGTGGTTCTATAAGTAAAGCAGCAAAAGAAGTACCAATGAGTTATAAAAAAGCTTGGGAAGCAATCAATACGATGAACAACCTATCAACTAGTCCTGTAGTTCATACAGAAACTGGTGGAAAAGGTGGAGGAGGAACAAGTTTAACTCAATATGGAGAAAATATACTTAAAACATACCTTGTATTAAAAGAGGAACATAACAAGTTTCTAAACAACTTAAAAAATATGGCTGATATTGATACAGGTACCTTAAAAAATATTGGGAGATTAGCAATGCAAATAAGTGCAAGAAACCAAATAAGTGGAATGGTCGAATATATAAATGAAGGAAGGGTAAATGCAGAAGTTTTTATAAAACTTAAAAGTGGATATACCCTAGTTTCAAATATAACAAAAGGGGCTGTAACTAACTTGGGTCTTTGTGTAGAAGATGAAGTAACAGCAATTTTTAAATCAAGTACAGTACTTTTAACAACAGATTTTACACTTAATATTAGTGCTAGAAATAAATTCCAAGGTGTAGTAGAGAGTATTCATGAAGGTGAAGTTAATTCGGAAGTTATTATTGATATTGGAGGAAGTGATAAAATTGCATCAGTTATAACATCTAGTTCAATAAAAACTTTAGGCTTAAAAGAGGGAAGCAAAGTTAGTGCCGTAATAAAAGCTAGTGATATTATGGTTGGTAAATAA